A DNA window from Chlamydia felis Fe/C-56 contains the following coding sequences:
- a CDS encoding TIGR00153 family protein, which produces MQTLARLFGQSPFAPLQAHLEVVAFCVQQMVPIFTALRDGDYKLVQTIAKSISDKEYQADCIKNDMRNHLPVGLFMPISRAGLLEIISIQDSIADVSEDVAILLTVRKLRFYPEFEKIFFQFLHKSVETFDLTMTVIQEFNKLLESSFGGRKADKARFLVSRVAKAEHECDVIQREIMQIFFSDEFIIPEKEFYLWMKIVKRVAGISDSAEKLAHRVNMTLEEK; this is translated from the coding sequence ATGCAAACCCTTGCTCGTCTGTTCGGACAGTCTCCTTTTGCCCCGCTACAAGCACACTTGGAAGTTGTAGCATTTTGTGTTCAGCAAATGGTTCCGATCTTCACGGCTTTACGTGATGGAGATTACAAACTGGTACAAACAATAGCGAAGAGTATTTCCGATAAGGAATATCAAGCAGATTGTATAAAAAATGATATGCGTAATCACCTTCCCGTAGGTTTATTTATGCCTATATCTCGGGCTGGATTGCTGGAAATTATTTCTATACAGGATAGCATTGCTGATGTTTCTGAAGACGTAGCTATTCTACTTACTGTGAGAAAACTGCGTTTTTATCCAGAATTTGAGAAAATCTTTTTTCAATTCTTACACAAAAGTGTTGAAACTTTTGATCTTACTATGACGGTCATACAAGAATTCAATAAATTATTGGAAAGCTCTTTTGGTGGGCGTAAAGCCGATAAAGCGCGCTTTTTAGTAAGTCGTGTAGCGAAGGCAGAACACGAGTGTGATGTTATTCAAAGAGAGATCATGCAAATATTCTTTTCTGATGAATTCATCATTCCTGAAAAAGAATTTTATTTATGGATGAAGATAGTTAAGCGTGTAGCAGGCATATCCGATAGTGCAGAAAAGCTTGCCCATCGAGTTAACATGACACTGGAAGAAAAGTAA